The following proteins are co-located in the Candidatus Rokuibacteriota bacterium genome:
- a CDS encoding type II secretion system protein, translating to MRSLHGAGRERGFTLVELLIVILIVGILAAVAVPLYLGYTADARSAEGKALAGSAMTALQGCVQARGGGGTCARADVATRIGISSATGLTGDTRWTVGTASLTVSNTNPPTFSGTINVFGVAARDTNNIAIAMYPGTWGVALRCTTTSLVPPANSTAGEPC from the coding sequence ATGCGGTCGCTGCATGGCGCGGGGCGAGAGCGCGGTTTCACCCTGGTCGAGCTGTTGATCGTGATCCTGATCGTGGGGATCCTGGCGGCGGTGGCCGTGCCGCTCTATCTGGGCTACACGGCGGACGCCAGGAGTGCTGAGGGTAAGGCGCTGGCTGGCTCGGCCATGACGGCCCTGCAAGGCTGCGTCCAGGCGCGGGGCGGGGGCGGTACATGCGCCCGGGCGGACGTCGCAACGCGGATCGGGATCAGCTCGGCGACCGGATTGACTGGCGATACCCGCTGGACGGTGGGGACGGCGTCCCTGACGGTGAGCAACACAAACCCGCCCACCTTCTCCGGGACGATCAACGTGTTCGGGGTAGCGGCAAGGGACACGAACAACATCGCCATCGCGATGTACCCGGGGACCTGGGGTGTGGCCCTGAGATGCACGACCACCTCGCTGGTGCCGCCAGCCAACAGCACAGCTGGCGAGCCCTGCTAG